A single window of Balaenoptera acutorostrata chromosome X, mBalAcu1.1, whole genome shotgun sequence DNA harbors:
- the LOC130706463 gene encoding melanoma-associated antigen B1-like — MPRGQKSKLRAREKRRQARRETQNLGGAQAPAAEIEESPPSPASVSQGTPPSSPGAGTRQEPQGAPATSSRAAGVSCPGSDVRAKGQVKARKNSSQASASDESSRRDPLTKKVEMLVEFLLERYQMKEPIIKADMLKLVNKRYEGKFPEILRRAAECLELAFGLDLKEVKPSGDSYTLVSKLDLTDQGSCSSGRRFLKDGLLMPLLGAIFFNGSRASEEEIWEFLNVLGIYDGRWHLIFGDPRKLITKCLVQEKYLVYRQVRNSDPPRYEFLWGRRAWAETSKIKVLEFVAKVNGTVPSAFPLQYEEALRDEEERARARAAARAPTRVKASARSKVMSSSSSHPQ; from the coding sequence ATGCCTCGGGGGCAGAAGAGTAAGCTCCGTGCCCGTGAGAAGCGCCGCCAGGCCCGGAGGGAGACCCAGAATCTCGGGGGTGCCCAGGCCCCTGCAGCAGAGATAGAAGAGtcgcccccctcccctgcttctgTTTCTCAGGGTACTCCCCCGAGCTCCCCTGGTGCTGGCACTCGCCAGGAGCCTCAGGGAGCCCCAGCCACTAGCTCTCGTGCTGCAGGGGTTTCGTGCCCAGGATCTGATGTACGTGCCAAGGGCCAGGTTAAGGCCAGGAAAAATTCCTCCCAGGCCTCAGCCTCCGATGAGAGCTCTCGCAGAGATCCTCTAACGAAGAAGGTGGAAATGTTGGTAGAATTCCTGCTGGAGAGGTATCAAATGAAAGAGCCCATTATAAAGGCAGACATGCTGAAGCTTGTGAACAAAAGGTACGAGGGGAAGTTCCCTGAAATCCTCAGGAGAGCTGCTGAATGCCTGGAGCTGGCCTTTGGGCTTGACTTGAAGGAAGTCAAGCCGAGTGGTGATTCCTATACCCTTGTCAGCAAGCTAGATCTCACCGATCAGGGGAGTTGCAGCAGTGGCAGGCGGTTTCTGAAGGATGGGCTCCTGATGCCTCTCCTGGGTGCGATCTTCTTTAATGGCAGCCGCGCCTCTGAGGAGGAGATCTGGGAATTCCTGAATGTTTTGGGTATTTATGATGGAAGGTGGCACTTAATCTTTGGGGACCCCAGGAAGCTTATCACAAAATGTTTGGTGCAGGAAAAGTACCTGGTGTATCGTCAGGTGCGCAACAGCGATCCCCCACGCTATGAGTTCCTGTGGGGCCGGAGAGCCTGGGCTGAAACCAGCAAGATCAAAGTCCTGGAGTTTGTGGCCAAGGTCAATGGTACCGTCCCCAGTGCCTTTCCACTCCAGTATGAAGAGGCTTTGAGAGATGAGGAAGAGAGAGCCCGAGCCAGAGCTGCAGCCAGAGCTCCTACTCGTGTCAAGGCCAGTGCGCGTTCCAAGGTCATGTCTAGCAGTTCCTCCCACCCTCAGTGA